TTGGAGTCTGTTTTTAATTGGTGGTGTCACTTGACTAATAGATTTGCTGAATGTTACCTTGTCAGAGGTTTCTTGCTTTCCAATTCATCTGTAGATTAGTTAGTGTTGCTTTTTGTTAGTTTAACTCAATCGATGACTGATATGGTATTTTATAATTGGAACAACTGTCACTGTTAGTTTCTTATTGTTCATTGCACATATTTCACTGGGAATGTTCTAGGTCCTCATTTGACCAACAGCCAGTGTGGTCTTAGGGGACAGGCCCCTGCAGCACTGCCCGCGGTTGGCAGGAGCTGTTGGCATCCATTTTGTGCCCGTGGCTGTGTTCACCATGTGATGTCAGACTTGTCTCCCTTGCAGCCAGACCGGTAAAAAGCTGATGGCGAAGTGTCGTATGCTGATCCAGGAGAACCAGGAGCTGGGCAGGCAGCTGTCCCAGGGTCGCATCGCCCAGCTGGAGGCTGAGCTGGCCCTGCAGAAGAAGTACAGCGAAGAGCTAAAGAGCAGTCAGGACGGTAAGGGGCGGCTCTGGCATCATTACCACACACGCGTTACAGTGTCACGACCGTTTATAGCTCGACATGCTCGCTGATGGTCCGTCTAACTAAttagtttttgttttgtgttggttagaGCTGAATGACTTTATCATTCAGCtggatgaggaggtggagggcaTGCAAAGCACCATACTGGTTCTGCAGCAGCAGCTGAAGGAGACCAGGCAGCAGCTGTCTCAGCAAGCCCAGTCCCAGGGCACCTCCGGTGGAGCTGGTCCCAGCAGGACTTCCCCCTGTCCCCCCTCCACCTCAGAGCCACCTGCTCAGACTGATGCAGCCCCCACCACGAGCTCCACTGGGGGGAAAGACTGCGGCAGGGTGTCCAACGGACCTTCCAACGGAAACTCGTCTCAGAGAGGCGCGTCTGGGTCCAGTCTGTACCGGGAAACGGTGAGCAGCGCGGACGAGGATTACCCTCCATCCCCCTCCATCTCCAGCCCCGCCCACGGGGCCGTGTCGAAACTCTCCAACCACTCGGAGGACGCGGGGAGCCAGGGGGGGGTCGAGGGCTACGTGACTCAGCTGAGTGCAGGTTATGAGAGCGTGGACTCCCCGACAGGCAGCGAGACGTCAGTGACTCAGCATTCAAACGACACGGACTCCAACGCCGACTCCCACGAGGCTGCTTCGGTCTCCAAGGGCAACAGAACGATGGGAATGCGCCACGGCACCCAGAACGGGCTGGACTCAACAGCAGCGGCCGCTACGGCTACCACCAACTCTTCGGTAGCCTCCAATGCCTCTACAGGGTCGgttttgtaaaaataaaattaaaaacacgaaaaaaaaaaacatttttttaaaacctGTGACAGACAAAAATAAGCCACACATTTAGGGCCAGTAATTTTTTGCTTGAGAAGAATcattcaggttttttttttttcttttcttccccAAGTACCACCAAGTCAACTCTTTTGCCACATTTTCAGAAAGCCAGTTACATTGagcagcaacatgaaaatggatGACACTGTAGATCTGATCGATGAAGTCCTCCGAGACTTAGAATGTTCACTCTGTCCTGCCTCAAGGTTATTTGAACACCACTGTGTTTGTACACTTCATTTGCTCACTCACTAAAAACAAGTAATTTATCAGTTTTTGTTGTACCGTAATTCTTGATTCATGAAACTGCAAATTCTTTCTTCACTTGCTATGCTGGTTTCAGAATGTTCTTATTTTCTTGATGTTAAGCCCTTCACGTTTTCTGTTCCTCCCAATGGCAAGAgaagttttgttttatttgtgtgtaGTCATTTTTCTGAGATGTATCTTGTTGGATTCATATTCTGATTTCAATTCATTTCATGTACTGACCAAATATCAATAAAGGCTTTTAATATGACACTAGCTTCATTTCATAATTTTCTTAAAAATCAACATTATTGATTTGAGATTTTATTTTAGAATTAATTATGATAAGGTTTTGCCTACAAAAAGTATGTAAAAGTACATGCCTCAGACATTACCAGATGAATGATGAATTAATTTACATAATTACCATTTATGCATGGTAATGAAGTAAAGGAATGCAAAATGGAACTAGTCTTTGTCCATAAATCTTAATATGCATGTGTGGGGAGGCACTAACATCTATTCAAATAAATTGTGTTCAGTTATTAAATAATAGGGAGAGGTCGTCTGCTCATCCAGACCAGTAGATGGCGCTCAAACAAAGTGGAGTTTGGCTTCTGACGTCTCACCAGATCTTCCAGCAGTGTACGATCTATTGAATGAATGAAGCAGCATGTTAGCATAATTAGTTAGAACCTCATCTGGTGGCCAGTGAACAGGAACTGGATTGACAGCGAGGACTCTCCGCCGTAGAAAATGAACAGCGACCCAGTTGTAATCGTGTCTGCCGCCAGAACTCCTATAGGTAATGTCGGTTAACGCGATTTGTTTCTGTAGCAGATGTTTTGACAGGTTGAACAAGGAAGGAGTTAGGTGCACCTCATATTTATCTAGGTTAGGTAAACAATCTTGACCGTGACAGTTTTGACAATTGCATATTAAACCGAACGTTTTCCTTCTGGACCGCTGTTCTGAAACTTCTTAAGCATATTTTGGTGTTTTAATCAGCTAATAGCCTCATTTTATCATCTAACGTCGTAGCTCCGTGCCCAGAGCTGTAGATGAGCTGTAGAACTGCTGTCATTGGTTGACTTGAGTTCTGCCCAGTTCTCTGATTGGCTGTGGGCACTGTGAGGCCATGCAGGAGCCAATGGCTTTGATTGGCCAGAGACGCGTCACCTCTGCAGACCTGGAGAGAAACATGGGTTGAACTATGGTGAACATATCTGGACGTTGAGATGTTCCTCACCTGTTCATCAGCGTTGAAATAAATGATCCCTCCTCCCATCAACGCGTCCCTGAATAAACTTAAGCCTAAAAAACTCTTAGCTGAACAAACATTCTGATATATGCAAAATTGCCACTTTTCAGAAAGAGTGagtcagtgtgttgtgtgttggaaaaatgttttaagattTAAAAATCATTTAGTGTTGTAAGATTTAAATGAAAGATATGAAGCACTTCGAAATGCTGTAGAAAAGTGCTGTAAAAACGAACTTGCGTTGCCATGccattacatttaaaatacagCAAAAATCACATTTCTATGCTCAACTACTATTTGTTTCCGCAAGGGTCCTTCAATGGTGCGTTAAGCAGCGTGCCCCTTCATGTGCTGGGTGCTGCTGTCATTAAGGAGGTTTTGAAGAGAGCCAGTGTAAAGCCAGAGGATGTGTCTGAGGTCATCATGGGTCATGTTCTCACTGCAGGTGAGGTACTTCTACTGTTCATTTTACATTGTTTAGCTTTGTAGCTGCTCTAGCTACTAGATTTCACAGTTTGTGCTCAAGTtcgtattttacattttttatttaacgGTCATTTTTTGAGCTCATGAGGCTCACGAAAGCCAAAGGAACACGCCGTGCCACTGTCCACCTCAAAACGTCAGCGCACATGCATCTACGTACAGAAGCGCAGGCAGACTGCATAGCTTTTCTGAGTACTGACCTCTCCGCTTTGATTCTCTGACCTCTGCTCAGGCCAAGGGCAGAACCCCACCAGGCAGGCCAGTGTGGGAGCTGGCATCCCGTTCTCAGTGCCCGCGTGGGGCTGTCAGATGGTGTGTGGCTCCGGTC
The window above is part of the Brachyhypopomus gauderio isolate BG-103 chromosome 9, BGAUD_0.2, whole genome shotgun sequence genome. Proteins encoded here:
- the wtap gene encoding pre-mRNA-splicing regulator WTAP, with amino-acid sequence MTNEEPLPKKVRLSESDMKTLTREELCTRWKQHEAYVQVLEAKYADLNSNDVTGLKESEEKLKQQQQESARRENILVMRLATKEQEMQECTTQIQYLKQVQQPSAAQLRSSMVDPAINLFFLKMKAELEQTKDKLEQAQNELSAWKFTPDSQTGKKLMAKCRMLIQENQELGRQLSQGRIAQLEAELALQKKYSEELKSSQDELNDFIIQLDEEVEGMQSTILVLQQQLKETRQQLSQQAQSQGTSGGAGPSRTSPCPPSTSEPPAQTDAAPTTSSTGGKDCGRVSNGPSNGNSSQRGASGSSLYRETVSSADEDYPPSPSISSPAHGAVSKLSNHSEDAGSQGGVEGYVTQLSAGYESVDSPTGSETSVTQHSNDTDSNADSHEAASVSKGNRTMGMRHGTQNGLDSTAAAATATTNSSVASNASTGSVL